One Ranitomeya variabilis isolate aRanVar5 chromosome 4, aRanVar5.hap1, whole genome shotgun sequence genomic window, TGTAAAATGGAAAGAACAATAGTtgggtagctgggtcagaaccagtaAGGCAGAGAAATTACAAAATCAGAAGAAGCAATAGTAGTCAGCAAACCAGGCCATGATCACAACAGGATACAAATACACAAGCCAGGAGCTGAGCATAGagaactgaaccagaggagaacaaggctgtatctggcagcttctTTCAATATGCCTTGAGCTTTTGTAGAATATGGTGCTATGCAATTGGCCGAATCAGTGAGCAGATTACTTTAGCTGGACAGCACATACACCCATACTTCCAGACTGGATTGCACTACTTGCcccaggcaccctaatcttagtggctgaaCTGAGCCTACATCATCCACAGCTTCGGGTTCCAACGTTTACCCCATTACCAGCCCTGCCTGCCATGTGAATAAGGAAATGCCTGGTGACAAAAGCGGACATCGTAGGAGCCGATCTCAGAAGAGATGTGACACCatctgcagaagccctaatatgaaaaaaaaaatcagaaaaccagagcagtttTGACTCCATTTTAGAAATTTTAACCCTTAGATAATTAATCTATTGGAATGACTATTTTTGATTCCACAGGCGCTTTCCGGATATTAGCACGCAGTGGATGTGGGAGAAAAAAATTGTCAATATGCCATTTTATTACcaaacacatagtgcccagattgtgctccaggagacacacacaccgtaaattaagtgggttcttctcactatagtaatgccaaatacatgtgtgttaaatgtggtttgggcacattGAAAGACTCAGAAGCGAGAAAGATATTTGACTATGATGGTTATTGATGGATTGGTTAATGGAAGCCatgtatctgcacctcaaaaacatttctagaattcaacactttcttactttcaactctgcaaaaactcacaatgtttctcttattcattctcgtctggactattgtaactctctactaatcggtctccctcttaccaaactctcccctctccaatctgttttgaatgctgcagccacaatcatattcctcaccaatcgttacaccaatgcctctaccttgtgccagtcattacactggttacccatccactgcagaatccagtacaaacttattaccctcacccacaaaagcactccatggctcaccaccaccctacatctcctcccccgtctcagtctaccaccctacccgtgccctccgttctgcttttGACCtggggttagcatcctcaataatcagaacctcccactcccgtctccaagacttttcacgtgctgcaccaattctttggaatgcatcacCCATGTTAACACGATTAatgcccaatccccacagttttaattgtgtgcttaaaaacacatttgttcagactggcctaccgtctcaatgcattaacctaactatacctgtgatgcccattcaaaattttttaccataaccaggttcctcgcatcatgttctcaaatgctttatgcatttaatagccctctgtgtctgtactgtcacatacttaggctgataaccggttcatgcagcattacatgaacacccaattcttacactttggctggtccgaacaacggaaACAATCGTTACCATCCCCCTATAGTGTCTcctcttttcctcatagattgtaagcttgtgagaagGAACCTCATTTCTctaggtatctgttttgatctatgtgttcgtaatgcttaatgtccattgtctgtacaagtcccctctaaaatgtaaagtgctgtggaatatgtcggtgctatagaaataaaattattgttattattattatgttcattTTCAAGAGCCTTTAAGCAACTaataatgtggacacctctgtttttCCACTAACAGATGattgacctgagtggggactttgttTTTTTGTGAGAAGAATAGAAGTTTTTATCGGTATTATGTTCATCAACATAACGTTTCTTTGTGGCTTTTTATttcatatttgggaggcagaatgaataaacagTTCAGCACCACactctactggttcatcctatgagattttctattagactgtgaactgtcattgtcttagtGAAGAATTCAGTATTTTTACATAACCTGCCATTTTTATAgaccgtttaagtagaaatgtgAAATGACATTGaaagatattttattcaaaaataataattggtttaaatctttgcagatgactgtaccaagagatcagaggaacagctgacatctttaatttttaaatcagatgattttGAGATCCCAGTGGATACAAATAAAGTGAATGCCTTTACTccaaatataccatcatcccttcacagcaaagatctctcATCTGATATTTTGAAAcaagtcctgtcttctgattcattagcgacaactaaggaaaatcagagtcacaaaataagcattaaacatGGAAATACTCCTAAatcaaagaagccattttcatgttcagaatatggAAACAGTTTTCCCATCcaaaagtcttttcttaaacattCAAAAATTCACACAGTGGAGAAAAGATTTTCTTGTTTCAAGTGTGTCAAATGTTTTAAGcacaaatcacatcttgttagacaccaaagaacccacataggggataagcctttttcatgttcagaatgtgggaaatcttttaaccTGAAAGAGAGTCTTTATTGCCACCTGAGAACCCacgcaggggagaagccttttccatgttcagaatgtatgaaatgttttaatcagaaatcagatttggataggcaccagagaacccacacaggggagaagccttttctaTGTTCAGAATGTATGAAATCTTTTactcagaaatcagctttggttacgcaccagagaacccacacaggggagaagccgttttcatgttcagaatgtgggaaatgttttaacaagaaatggaatcttgttatacaccaaagaacccacacaggggagaaggctttttcatgttcagaatgtgggaaatgttttaaggagAAATCAGATTTGAGtgcgcaccagagaacccacacaggggagaagcctttttcctgttcagaatgtgcgaaatgttttaatctgaaatcgactttggttatgcaccagagaacccacacaggggagaagcctttttcctgttcagaatgtgggaaatgttttaaggaaAAATCGGGtttggttatgcaccagagaacccacacagggcagaagcctttttgctgtacagaatgtgggaaatgttttaagcaaAAACCTGCGTTGGTTAcgcatcagagaacccacacaggggagaagccgttttcatgttcagaatgtgggaaatgttttaacaagaaatggaatcttgttatacaccaaataaaccacacaggggagaaggctttttcatgttcagaatgtgggaaatgttttaaggagAAATCAGATTTGAGTGCGCACCTGAGAACCcacacaggacagaagcctttttgctgttcagaatgtgggaaatgttttacacagaaatcagatttggttaagcaccagaaaactcacacaggggaaaagccgttttcatgttcagaatgtgggaaatgtttttatcaGAAATCaactttggttacgcaccagagaacccacacaggggagaagcagttttcatgttcagaatgtatgaaatgttttaatcagaaatcatatttggttactcaccagagaacccacacaggggagaagccttttccatgttcagaatgtggaaaatgttttaatcagaaatcgactttggttacgcaccagagaatccacacaggggagaatccattttcatgttcagaatgtggcaaatgttttaggaagaaatggaatcttgttatacaccaaagaacccacacaggggagaaggctttttcatgttcagaaagtGCGAAATGTTTTAAGGAGAAATCAGATTTGAgtacgcaccagagaacccacacaggggacaagcctttttcctgttcagaatgtgggaaatgttttaagcaaAAATCGggtttggttacgcaccagagaacccacacagggcagaagcctttttgctgttcagaatgtgggaaatgttttaatcagaaatcggcTTTGGtaacgcaccagagaacccacacagaggagaagccattttcatgttcagaatgtgggaaatgttttaacaagaaatggaatcttgttatacaccaaagatccCACACCGGTGAGAAGGCTTTTTAATGTTCAGAAAGTTGGAAATGTTTTAAGGAGAAATCAGATTTGAGtacacaccagagaacccacacaggggagaagcctttttcctgttcagaatgtgggaaatattttaagcaAAAATCgactttggttatgcaccagtgaacccacacagggcagaagcctttttgctgttcagaatgtgggaaatgttttaagcaaAAATctgctttggttacgcaccagaaaaccgacacaggggagaagcctttttcatgttcggaatgtggcaaatgttttgtaAAGAAATCATATCTTCTTagtcaccaaagaattcacacaggggataagcctttttcatgttcagaatataGGAAATGTTTTACACTAAAATTAACTCTTTAACATCAGAAAAGTCACAAAGGGGGTGAagccttttcatgttcagaatgttggaaatttTTTAACCAAAAAATGTATTTCCTAAAGGGGCTGTctattactaggacaaccccttatgATTCCTAATGTTTGtcctatttcaaataaaaatattcataCTTACTTTCCGTGCAAGTGTCGTTCCAATGGTCTTGACACTCACGTTCCCGGGGCTTATGTGAGGTTGATACAAAATCAGCGTTGGCTTCACTGTTCCTGCCTTCGgatgtattgaacatcaacaggaaacTAGGGCCACCGCTTCTCTCTGACTTACACTTATTGTTTGATATGTCCAAAAGGGGAGACCGTGAACCAAGTTTAAGAACGCACATACTTTCAAAACACATTTGGTATTCTATTAGTCTTTTCCCTATGTTCCCTatgatttttaaatacatttttcctacatgtttcaaccaaaaaagaaaaaaagactatTTGATATGActaattctttattttttcaaaGTTAAAATATAATCAGTTTAAACATTCTTGGATTTGTAGATTGGAAAAGGAAAGATTGATCCAGATTCTagtgagaaggggttgtctaagtagtggacatcccctttaagcatcAAAAATCTCACACAGAGAGAAACAATTATCATACCTACAGTAGAGTGTGAAAAATAAGTTCCTCgaaaatcgtattttgttgaccatcaaaaataatTCGGACTTGGAGACACTACatatgttattgacaaattgtacaaaaacataacaGATAGTCGTATAATTAAATGATAAAGGAtaattactagggatgagcgaacgtgctcagtgatactctgATATCACTTGAGAATCTGGGTGCTTGGAAATACTTTGTGAGCATTAACCGCTGCTCAGATTTGAGGTTTGAATCCACACTCTGCATGTTTAGTgtcttacacagccaataaacctgCAGGGGATTGTCAGCCAGTCActataatgccgtagccatctcagtagtggcattactatgattggctggccatATTATATAATCGGGCTATAAAGGAACAGGTGCCGCCACGCTCAGCACACTGACGCcagtgcacagctcagggacagttcttattggaggaaGAGAGTGGTTGTATAGGCCTGTATGCACAGTATAaagaatcagagtcctgtagtgttgatactgatgctgaagctgaaccatcaaatTAACAGTCATTGTAAGGGCTAGTCTTGTGCTTTGTTTTTATcagatatagtgttgagcattccgataccgcaagtatcgggtatcggccgatacttgcggtatcggaattccgataccgagatccgatacttttgtggtatcgggaatcggaatcggaagttcccagtgtatggttcccagggtctgaaggagaggaaactctccttcaggccctgagatccatatccatgtaaaaaataaagaattaaaataaaaaatattgatatactcacctctccggaggcccctggacatcaccgctggtaacaggcagcctgctttgcttaaaatgagcgcattcagcaccttccatgacgtcacggcttctgattggtcgcgtgccgctcatgtgaccgccacgcgaccaatcaaaagccgtgacgaaattctcaggtcctaaattcctagaattcggaatttaggacctgagaatgacgtcacggcttgtgattggtcgcgtggcggtcacatgagcggcacgcaaccaatcaggagccgtgacgtcatggaaggccctaaacgctctcattttaagcaaagaaggctgccggttaccagctttgatgtccaggggcctccggagaggtgagtatatcaatattttttattttaattctttattttacacagtaatatggatcccagggcctgaaggagagtttcctctccttcagaccctgggaaccatcaggaaaccttccgatacttggtgtcccattgacttgtattggtatcgggtatcggtatcggcgatatccgatacttttcgggtatcggccgatactatccgataccgatactttcaagtatcggacggtatcgctcaacactaatcagatacATTCTTTATTTAGCCTAGTGAGGGACAGTTGCATGAGCAGGGTGATTGGCTGAATACAGGGGCTTAATGCTTTGCAGTCCGTAGCTAAATATATAGCAGCGACCGTTTGTTAGGGCCAAACGAACCGAGTAATaggtaggtagctacaaggtgcgttcgcagcccggggtccaccgtgcagagttacctgctgcaaagtaatggcagatagacgctgagctcacacgtgggttaagcttcaccccgtgtgaattggaagcgagctctgttgcctcagagtcgcactgtacacaaaactattaccgcaactagggttgtgcttgctctggaactcttctgtgctaaccgcacacatgaaggaaccagatactaagtccaaggctaattgcccccactgacactagctgcctgcctgagtgtacagtccccaaAGCTAACAGCttcacaccacatatgtatagagtggtatagtatccactggcataggcCAAgcacaattgatactagcgcatggccgtgtggccatgcgaaccttttatagctgcagctcttcaggaccttcctggtggaccaataggagctgctacaggacctgagcgtgtgacccccaatgagaggtcctcccgtgggcatgctcagtgtgtgaaatgcaggacttagtcccagaaaagcctgctcgctgctgaccagtgatGGCTACAGAAGCagagcctggaatggcagcagtgaccattcgcacagtatcaggctgagccagacgctgggacctatgtctccgctgagcaggttccactgcggctggaggagaatgggagaccgcagcagacatttctcgagattccccctgtgcagcggtgggaactcgacacctaacattaccccaccCTTTAGGGCCCCCTTCTTgagcctcactacgctcaaaggctgcaatgagcagcggagcccgaatgtgctccacaggttcccaggttctgtcctctgggccgtgacccttccagtccaccagatagtattttttgccatgtaccaccttgcaccccaagatagaattcaccttgtactcatccgtggatgaacccgatgtcccggcagatgacttggaaaaccgggataTATAGACGGgttttaagagggaaacatgaaaggtgtcggtgataccaaggcgcggaggaatagcgaaacggtagaccacagggttaacctgttccagaaccttgaaaggacctatgtagcgaggcgcaaacttagtggactcaactcacagcctgatgttacgggcttaGAGCCACACTGTGcattggcagaaaccctcattctctccttgaaggcccgaatggcatcctgtgtgcggtcccaaatgtcacatgcctccaactcccagtctgccaccctagaatcagtggatggcatgggcacagggatacgcagatgctggccgtaattaaggaggaatggagtcagcCCAGTGGAGCCGGCTACGGTGTTGTttaaagcaaattccgcccaaggtagcaaagatgcccagtcatcctgcctggcggagacaatgccgcaggtatgtcaccagagtctggttggccctctctaccaacccattcgtctcgggatggtatgcagaagagagattcagctctatgctgagtaaacgacagagctctccaaaaccgagatgcgaactggggaccccggtcactgaccattttgtcaggcatgccatgtagacggaaaacatgtttaatgaacaacgctgccaaggcccgtgcagaaggtaaccgtggaagcggcaccaagtgcaccattttagaaaaatgatcggtgagtaCCCAGATAACGATGCAGCTACGAGGCCCACCACGAAGtttatcccaaccatctcccagggcctgtctgccaccggcagggggtaaagtagcctagAAGGCTGTTACCGAGGACAaccgattcttggtgcaggagacacgccGGAATATAAtccccgatgtcacgggccatatgcggccaccagtatgtcctcgccagaagctcagatgtcctcttggtcccaaaatgtcctcccaccctagacgaatgagcccaagagagaacctccgatcacaaatttgatggtacaaaagtcttgcccagggcacagactctagcaaaaccagagccacggttctcaggctcagaagggacaataagcagaggctctgatgatgatgatgatgatactaCGAAaccggagagagcgtcggcacgaatgttctccccggagagaaaatggagggtgaaatggatccgggagaagaacagggaccatctagcctggtgagaatttagccgctggcagtctgtatatacaccaaatttttgtagtCGGAGTAAACTTGGAAggaaaagcgagccccctccaggagatgtctccactctgataaAGCCATCTTCATggttagcaactccctgtccctgatggaataattcctctccgctagtgtgaaggtcttggagaagaagcaaggatgcttccaaccttgagcatccttttggaagaggactgctccagcaccgacggatgaggcatccacctccattatcaacatcggggcgatgtagaatgggagcgctagcgaagtgtgatttaaagggactctgtcacctgaatttggagggaacaattttcagccatagaggcttacccgctggctgcaggctggctgcaatattggattgaagttcattctctgtcctccatagtacacgcctgcgcaaggcaagattgccttgtgcaggcatgtactacggaggacagggaatgaacttcaatccaatattgcagccagcatgcagccagcgggtaaggaaagggtgaatcagacacccaaaaaccccgcctctatggctgaaaattgttccctccaaattcaggtgacagagtccctttaatagagagaaaggccttggagacctcctctgaccacaatttaggatttgctcccttcttggtgagggcaaccaagggacctaccaaagttgagaagtgaggaatgaactggcgatggtaattaatgaaccccataaagcgctgcaccgctttgagaatggggttcctgccagtccatcacagcctgtagcttggcaggatccatagccaaaccctgggcagagatgatatagccaaggaaaggcaaggactcttgctcaaacacacactcctccaacttggcgtagagggaatttgcccgtaagagatcAAAGACTTTGcagacatctctccggtgggagtcaatatctggagagtagatgagaatatcatccaaatagactgCGACCGAGGTggtaagcatatcccggaagatattgttcacaaagtcttgggaaACGGCTGGGgctttacagagcccgaagggcatctccaggtattcatagtgcccatccctggtgttaaaagccgtcttccattcgtccccctaacggatgcaaatcaggttgtaagcaccccgcagatctagtttagtaaatacccttgctccccgtagcctatcaaagagctcagatatcaggggcagtgggtacttatttttaacggtgatggcgttaagacccctgtaatctatgcatggacgtagttatccattcttcttctgcacgaagaagaacccagcccctgcaggtgacactgacttcctaatgaatcctctttccagattctcttggatgtactgggacattggcTCCGTCTCTggaagagataatggatagactcgaccccagagaggctctgcaccaggcaagaggtcaataggacagtcataggggtggtgaggcggaagggtctcagcagcccttttggagaacacgtccgcatagggccaatagtgcttggggagagaggaaagatctgcgggtacctcagttatagctacctgaacgcactccctctgacatctaccctctcaAGATTTACTCCTTCCCAGAATTCTCTCTGAGGACCACTCTACATGAGGatagtggtaccgtagccatggtgttcccaacaggacctcatcaattccctcggaaaTGACTAGTAGGAACATaatctgatgagatggagacatggaaagagtgaatggaatggttttgtatgtaatctgtgagggttgggtcgacccatttaccactcgtacggtcataggtttggcaagcatcaccggggtattgcgtgtcattgggcgaaagcagaagacataaaattgccctctgcttcGGAGTtcatgcaaagctctaccataagagtggatgggcctatggtaattgtccccatgaaggacaatatggaggaaaacatcgccgtgtctagtgtacctcctccaactaccactagacgctgacgttttcccactgctgagaacacctggaggcaagatgtcctgactgccggcaaacatgacagaccttgagtgcacgagcggttcgggacttagatcccgctcatgacacctccatggcctcatgtgactcggacgcctggataagagattccagaggtttggcgaaggcgggagccagccgaaacctctgcctacactgggctcgctccaacctttgctcgctaaaacgaaggtcgatgcgagttgatactgctgtgagctcctccagtgtggcgggaatctccctagtggccaaagccacCTTCACATGgttagccagccccctccaaaataccgggatgagggctttatccggccactccagctcagatgctaaagtccagaagtggacggcaaaatggctgaccatggatgaaccctgagtcaatgccagcagttggagcgccatatcatgggtaactcgaggtcctaaaaagacctgtttcagagtgctcaaaaaccgagaagcactctgcaccacatgatcgtcacgctcccacagcagcgtagcccagtcCAATTCCCTGTCCGACAAAAgggaaataatgaatcccacctttgcccgctctgtgggaaaacgtacagccaggagctcgaggtgtatactgcactgactcacgaatcccctacatcaTTTGCTGTCAACAGAGAATTTATCTGGcaacgggagatgggataaagtcggaacagaggtggcagtggacaaacttgctgcagccacactagcagcctgaacagctactgcggtaacatccacagctgcagtcgctgttcgtccgctattactagccagaccctggcgctagtgtactgttagggctagcggaacgcatctAGTAATaggtaggtagctacaaggtgcgttcgcagtccggggtccactgtgagttacctgctgcaaagtaatggcggatagacactgagctcacacgtgggttaagcttcaccccgtgtgaactggaagcaagctctgttgcctcacagagtcgcactgtacacaaaactattaccctaattagggttgtgcttgctctggaactcttctgtgctaaccgcacacatgaaggaacagatgctaagccaaggctaattgcccccactgacgctagctgcctgcctgagtgtacagtccccaaAGCTAACAGCTTCACACCACATagttatagagtggtatagtatccactggcataaaccaaacacaattgatactagtgcatggccttgcggccatgtgaaccttttatagttgcagctcttcaggaccttcttgGTGGACTAATAGGAGCTGCTAcacgacctgagcatgtgacccccgacctccaacgaTAGGTCCTCCTGTGGgtatgctcagtgtgtgaaaagcaggacttagtcccagaaaagcctgctcgctgctgaccagtgctggctacagagACAGAgcatggaaaggcagcagtaaccattcgcacagtgtcaggctgagccagacgctgggaccgatgtctccgctgagcaggttccactgcggctggaggagaacagcagcaggaactcgacggttaaccacattctttttttttttttttttttttgggggggggggttaaaaaaTAGACTATAGTGTTATTCACAGAATATTACTTGCTTTGTGctgcatttcagtggtatataacactccaaataagCGTTGAgaaatttttctggattgaatttgtaatTCATACACTTttacatgctttgtgttacattatagtgatattaaactaaaaaaacactgactgctgcaggtgaccaatttttttatttttaaatcaaaaataaacttggtttctagagacctagcaattagaaaattgGTAATGCTTGAcgtaagggacagggaagtagaGGTGCTAATGATGGTGCACGTAGATGCCAAGGATGTGGGACAGATGAGACTACGCCTGTTTCTGAAGTACAAGAACCATGCCCATCCATgtcacataggttcctgtcccactttgcaggaaggtaaggtacaccacttctgaagacaGAACAGCATTCTAGCTTCTAGCATGCTGATCCTCCTTCCGTTTTGAGTCCCAGAAgattagtgatcccacactaggacactccgtgAATCTCTTTACAAcaaaatttcttgattgtggcctctcaacctgcatatTCCAAGAGGACATTCAGTTtaatgatgcacaaaacttagggaACCCACATTGAAGGAAGATGATGAGGCACAGTTGTTGACAAGTCAGGTTGTtgctaagtcaccaagtcaggaggaccaagaTGCAGTGGTGGAAGATGAAGTTGTACATGACAAAGTTGGTGACCCAGGGTGGCATGCACAGCAAGGCCGGAAGTGCTGAGGGGGATAGATCAACCACACCGAAAGAGGCAGTGAGGTGATGAGAGGcacaaggcaggcaactgttccatAGAGTATGTTCCACAGAGTACCGACACTCGAGAATTTCTCCATGAAAGAGTTAggagtt contains:
- the LOC143767514 gene encoding uncharacterized protein LOC143767514; the encoded protein is MDMGRDKVVERILHLTLEILFRITGEDYTVVKKTSSEHCQTPVSEEWGRRLSPITGPPPHPLIHEDINDQKILELTYKIIELLTGEVPIRCQDVTVYFSMEEWEYLEGHKDLYKDVMMEVPQPLTSPDLSSKRTTPERCPHPLLPQHCKEENPDIPQDHQGEDLTHINTAQTHVRGDERCKQEIPTYDYPDDCTKRSEEQLTSLIFKSDDFEIPVDTNKVNAFTPNIPSSLHSKDLSSDILKQVLSSDSLATTKENQSHKISIKHGNTPKSKKPFSCSEYGNSFPIQKSFLKHSKIHTVEKRFSCFKCVKCFKHKSHLVRHQRTHIGDKPFSCSECGKSFNLKESLYCHLRTHAGEKPFPCSECMKCFNQKSDLDRHQRTHTGEKPFLCSECMKSFTQKSALVTHQRTHTGEKPFSCSECGKCFNKKWNLVIHQRTHTGEKAFSCSECGKCFKEKSDLSAHQRTHTGEKPFSCSECAKCFNLKSTLVMHQRTHTGEKPFSCSECGKCFKEKSGLVMHQRTHTGQKPFCCTECGKCFKQKPALVTHQRTHTGEKPFSCSECGKCFNKKWNLVIHQINHTGEKAFSCSECGKCFKEKSDLSAHLRTHTGQKPFCCSECGKCFTQKSDLVKHQKTHTGEKPFSCSECGKCFYQKSTLVTHQRTHTGEKQFSCSECMKCFNQKSYLVTHQRTHTGEKPFPCSECGKCFNQKSTLVTHQRIHTGENPFSCSECGKCFRKKWNLVIHQRTHTGEKAFSCSESAKCFKEKSDLSTHQRTHTGDKPFSCSECGKCFKQKSGLVTHQRTHTGQKPFCCSECGKCFNQKSALVTHQRTHTEEKPFSCSECGKCFNKKWNLVIHQRSHTGEKAF